TTGTCGTTTTGGTGGTAATTGAAGATAATACCTCACACCCCTCCTGCTTTAAAGTGCAAACTTGCCTCCCTGTTTTTCCTGCCCTTATGAGCTCTAATCCAATATCCGCCAAATTAGATGCATCTTCAGCTGTTTTTCCGATACCGATTCCTGCTTTTAATTCAACTCCACATTTTTCTTTTATTTTTTCAAAAACATTTAAAAAATCATCTTCACTCATCCCATTGCATGGGCACATGAAGTTGTCCCCACCAATAAAGAATAACATCGCATCATATTTTTTCAACTCTTCCATCAACATCAACTTGGCTTTATTAACATTAATATAGGTATCATAGGCAGATTCTAAATCTGTCAATCTTTCGGTGATGTTGTTTATATCAATATGTGCTAACTGAACATAACCGTCCATAACCAATTCATTTGCAACATCTAAAACCTCTCTCCTACTTTCATCCTGAGCACTGCCGTGTTCTTGAAGTTTTTTTGTTGCTAATTTTTGGGCTTTGTAAGGAGTTTCTGCTGATGCTATTACCATGCTTATTGTTATTGGATACCTGTTTTTTA
The sequence above is a segment of the Methanotorris igneus Kol 5 genome. Coding sequences within it:
- a CDS encoding GTP cyclohydrolase III, whose translation is MIQITVIQIDNYGPWTVTPHPRRESDLQALQARLYADLNLMFGMHKGLVFYTRFDNLIAITNGIDLLTHQKIQDSIKNRYPITISMVIASAETPYKAQKLATKKLQEHGSAQDESRREVLDVANELVMDGYVQLAHIDINNITERLTDLESAYDTYINVNKAKLMLMEELKKYDAMLFFIGGDNFMCPCNGMSEDDFLNVFEKIKEKCGVELKAGIGIGKTAEDASNLADIGLELIRAGKTGRQVCTLKQEGCEVLSSITTKTTNYNRLI